The Daucus carota subsp. sativus chromosome 2, DH1 v3.0, whole genome shotgun sequence genome includes a window with the following:
- the LOC108207787 gene encoding ethylene-responsive transcription factor 11, whose protein sequence is MASKENAAESSKAVAASLNGEESSKTLQPCGSGQNVRYRGVRKRPWGKYGAEIRDPETQIYIWLGTFDTAEQAARAYDAAARELRGDKAITNFPTPEANQKSTLESSGRERFAAALNPYLAAHNGGVGSSLGYGSGYGLPFTYPEFRANLIASWSDFVSSSSRVDVNPARKGLDIDLNLPPPSDY, encoded by the coding sequence atggcATCCAAAGAGAATGCGGCGGAGTCATCCAAAGCAGTGGCAGCCAGCCTGAATGGGGAGGAGTCATCCAAAACCCTCCAACCCTGTGGGAGCGGCCAGAACGTCCGTTACAGAGGCGTGCGAAAGAGGCCGTGGGGAAAATACGGTGCCGAGATAAGAGATCCCGAAACCCAAATTTATATATGGTTGGGGACGTTCGACACGGCTGAGCAGGCGGCGAGGGCTTATGATGCAGCCGCACGAGAATTGCGTGGCGACAAGGCCATAACAAACTTTCCCACGCCTGAAGCGAATCAGAAGAGTACCCTTGAGTCTTCGGGTCGGGAAAGGTTTGCGGCGGCTTTGAACCCATACCTAGCTGCTCACAATGGTGGGGTCGGGTCTTCACTCGGTTATGGGTCTGGTTACGGGTTACCTTTTACGTACCCGGAGTTTCGGGCCAACCTCATTGCTTCCTGGAGTGACTTCGTGTCCTCTTCTTCTAGGGTTGATGTGAATCCGGCCCGGAAAGGACTAGATATTGATTTGAACTTGCCGCCTCCATCGGATTATTGA